One Vibrio penaeicida DNA segment encodes these proteins:
- the arsC gene encoding arsenate reductase (glutaredoxin) (This arsenate reductase requires both glutathione and glutaredoxin to convert arsenate to arsenite, after which the efflux transporter formed by ArsA and ArsB can extrude the arsenite from the cell, providing resistance.), whose product MSVSIYHNPRCSKSRQTLALLEEKGITPEVIKYLESPLSVEQLKTVYAQLGLSSVRDMMRTKESIYKELSLGDESVTDEQLFEAMVENPKLIERPIVIKGDAARLGRPPEQVLEIL is encoded by the coding sequence ATGTCAGTATCGATTTATCACAACCCTCGCTGCTCAAAAAGCCGACAAACACTTGCTTTACTTGAAGAAAAAGGCATTACACCAGAAGTCATCAAGTATTTGGAAAGCCCGTTAAGTGTTGAGCAACTGAAAACCGTTTACGCGCAGCTGGGTCTGAGTTCCGTACGAGATATGATGCGAACCAAAGAGTCTATATACAAAGAACTAAGTTTAGGCGATGAGTCTGTCACTGATGAGCAACTCTTTGAAGCTATGGTCGAAAATCCTAAATTGATTGAGCGCCCTATTGTCATTAAAGGCGACGCTGCTCGTCTTGGCCGACCACCAGAACAGGTTCTGGAAATTTTATGA
- a CDS encoding response regulator, whose product MTTIVLADDHTLLQDALVERLRREEQFSIVGTAENGVEAVEVTLEKEPDILITDISMEKMTGIEVLETLNKQGVNSKVVILSMHKEEEYVMSAIKCGASGYICKDISSNELIKALEVIASGGTFFSKGISEQLFQAFSQHDDHVNTQLTPREKDVLLLIAEGECNKSVANTLCISVRTVETHRLRVKKKLNIKTTAGLVKYCLSQGWL is encoded by the coding sequence ATGACTACGATTGTATTAGCGGATGATCATACGTTGCTCCAAGACGCATTAGTCGAGCGTTTACGCCGTGAGGAACAGTTTTCAATTGTCGGCACCGCTGAGAATGGGGTAGAAGCCGTTGAAGTGACGTTGGAAAAAGAGCCCGATATTTTGATTACCGACATTTCAATGGAAAAGATGACGGGCATCGAAGTACTCGAAACCTTGAATAAGCAGGGTGTAAATTCAAAAGTGGTCATTTTGAGCATGCACAAAGAAGAAGAATACGTCATGTCGGCCATTAAATGTGGAGCGAGTGGCTACATTTGCAAAGACATTTCTTCGAATGAACTGATTAAAGCATTGGAGGTGATAGCGAGTGGTGGGACCTTCTTTAGCAAAGGCATTTCAGAGCAACTGTTTCAAGCATTCAGTCAACATGACGACCATGTAAATACGCAACTAACCCCGCGCGAAAAGGACGTTTTGCTGTTGATTGCGGAAGGGGAGTGCAACAAATCTGTCGCCAATACTTTGTGCATTAGCGTCCGAACGGTTGAAACACACCGATTGCGAGTGAAAAAGAAACTGAACATAAAAACAACGGCAGGATTAGTGAAATACTGTTTAAGTCAGGGGTGGCTATAG
- a CDS encoding DUF2066 domain-containing protein, whose product MNRIACLLLSLLAFPGFALTKVDVFQSEIVLTEEENAEDLAKAQGLEQVLIKASGQKTVASNPVIEKAKKSTGPYLSQISFGQLDGQETLKVAFSPRQIQGLLTQAGLPYWSENRASILMWIIEEDRYERQIVWEQSGSNVTKLLNQYADSRGLPITVPVGDFDDVTGISAPEIWGAFVEPISRASSRYPADAVLVLRVQHLSSGRASVRWTLFDQSPEQMLGSQQSPMSGQERGEFNSTLQTVVDSISDYFASKSAVQVSDVSTESVTVQFLDVKSSRDFFQLESLFEGLNSVASTEILKIKGNDVTFKVNLLAPVVDFQRELENFKQVRAFTLDAYVESEEEQRVESTPVESTDPQTAEPELVAPEIADEGAVETDVATGETTDQLVSDELSVEGDTSEAPVQTDDSSTVDGVPSISAEVVEEATPEEKADLVYEWLGL is encoded by the coding sequence ATGAATCGGATAGCTTGTTTGTTGTTGAGTTTGCTGGCTTTTCCTGGCTTTGCTTTAACTAAAGTGGACGTATTCCAATCTGAAATTGTATTGACTGAAGAAGAAAATGCAGAGGATCTTGCGAAAGCTCAAGGGTTAGAGCAGGTTCTTATTAAGGCATCTGGACAAAAAACCGTTGCCAGTAATCCGGTTATCGAAAAAGCGAAAAAGAGCACAGGCCCTTATCTTTCTCAAATTAGCTTCGGGCAATTAGATGGGCAAGAAACGTTAAAAGTCGCTTTTAGTCCAAGACAAATTCAGGGGTTATTGACTCAGGCGGGCTTGCCGTATTGGTCTGAAAATCGCGCTTCCATTTTAATGTGGATTATTGAAGAAGATCGCTATGAACGCCAAATAGTGTGGGAGCAGAGTGGCTCTAACGTTACTAAACTGTTGAACCAGTATGCCGATTCTCGAGGCTTACCCATTACCGTACCAGTTGGTGACTTTGATGATGTAACAGGAATCTCTGCACCGGAGATCTGGGGAGCCTTTGTTGAACCAATCAGTAGAGCCAGCTCACGTTATCCTGCGGATGCGGTATTGGTTCTGCGGGTACAACACTTAAGCTCAGGCAGAGCATCTGTGCGTTGGACTTTGTTTGACCAATCACCGGAGCAAATGCTTGGCTCTCAGCAATCTCCTATGTCGGGGCAGGAGCGAGGTGAATTTAATTCTACACTGCAAACTGTGGTCGATAGCATCAGCGATTACTTTGCGAGTAAAAGTGCGGTTCAGGTTTCGGATGTATCGACAGAAAGCGTGACAGTTCAATTTTTGGACGTTAAAAGTTCACGCGATTTCTTCCAATTGGAGTCTTTGTTTGAAGGCTTGAACTCGGTTGCATCGACAGAGATTTTAAAAATCAAAGGCAACGATGTCACTTTTAAAGTCAATTTACTTGCTCCAGTTGTGGATTTTCAGCGTGAGTTAGAAAACTTTAAACAAGTGAGAGCGTTTACTTTGGACGCTTATGTTGAGAGTGAAGAAGAGCAACGAGTTGAAAGTACGCCAGTAGAATCTACCGATCCTCAAACAGCCGAACCTGAACTTGTCGCACCCGAGATCGCCGATGAGGGCGCAGTAGAAACAGACGTGGCTACAGGTGAAACGACAGATCAGCTAGTCAGCGATGAGCTTTCAGTAGAAGGGGATACGTCAGAAGCCCCTGTACAAACAGATGATTCGTCTACTGTTGATGGCGTTCCAAGCATTAGTGCTGAAGTCGTCGAAGAAGCGACTCCTGAAGAAAAAGCGGACTTGGTGTATGAGTGGCTTGGTCTTTAA
- a CDS encoding TRAP transporter small permease subunit yields the protein MNRTHINAPAPMADRMDAFIKKVSHGIAWVYVGLVLVILTQVILRKGFSHGLIALEEFQWHLYAIGVFFGLAYAEITNSHVRVDIFYHRFSVKAKAWIEIVSIVLFLMPFILVVFLHSIDFVYESWRVSERSNAPSGLPFRWLIKSTIPLAFSLLALAGLSKVIRSFATIRKGANRGNQ from the coding sequence TTGAATCGTACTCACATTAACGCACCTGCTCCAATGGCCGACAGAATGGATGCGTTTATAAAAAAAGTAAGCCATGGCATTGCTTGGGTTTACGTAGGTTTAGTCTTGGTCATTTTAACTCAGGTTATTCTTCGAAAAGGGTTTTCCCATGGCTTGATCGCACTAGAGGAATTTCAGTGGCATTTGTACGCCATTGGCGTGTTTTTTGGTCTCGCGTACGCTGAAATCACCAATTCACATGTGCGCGTTGACATTTTTTATCATCGCTTCAGCGTAAAGGCTAAAGCTTGGATAGAGATTGTTAGCATCGTCTTGTTTCTTATGCCATTTATTCTGGTTGTATTTCTTCACTCTATCGATTTTGTTTATGAGTCATGGCGGGTAAGCGAACGCTCTAACGCCCCATCTGGGCTGCCCTTCCGTTGGCTCATCAAATCAACCATCCCGCTAGCCTTCTCATTACTCGCACTTGCGGGGCTTTCTAAGGTTATTCGCTCATTTGCCACAATACGAAAAGGAGCCAACCGTGGAAATCAATGA
- a CDS encoding sensor histidine kinase: MTEEENRFKQRTIVLSQIPILLMLIYILAHIYTETDPLFTQEYSDKVARAVQEEMAEDTYINNEFKSISPVQKHELDSFLLELSIFIFLACVLVAGWVSVVHINRSELANKQLVLLNKQLIDMQEEERARVSRELHDGINQILVSTKMRFENIENANPNDQILMQTDLGRKSVDLAMDEIRRISKALRPAVLDDFGLVVAIENLAKECRTRSGIDVVFEHQIDESLCSRNVEHALYRVAQEAIHNAEKYSKSNAIDIVLQEEKSQIIFTVADDGKGFDLSDVENRNKTIESGMGLTNIRKRIELIGGLLEVNSDPDDGTEIRVTFAISMDDERNEV, from the coding sequence ATGACAGAAGAAGAAAATCGATTTAAGCAGAGAACGATCGTTCTTTCTCAGATACCTATATTGTTGATGTTGATTTACATTTTGGCGCACATCTACACCGAAACCGATCCGCTGTTCACGCAAGAGTATTCGGATAAAGTGGCCAGAGCCGTTCAAGAGGAAATGGCTGAAGACACTTATATAAACAATGAATTCAAATCCATTTCACCAGTTCAAAAACACGAGTTGGATTCCTTTCTATTGGAACTGTCCATCTTCATCTTTTTAGCCTGCGTCTTGGTTGCTGGGTGGGTCAGTGTGGTACACATCAATCGCAGTGAATTGGCCAATAAACAGCTTGTTCTGCTCAACAAACAACTCATCGACATGCAGGAAGAGGAGCGAGCCCGAGTCTCTCGCGAGCTACACGATGGAATCAATCAGATTTTAGTGTCCACCAAGATGCGGTTTGAAAATATAGAAAATGCCAACCCAAATGACCAAATCTTAATGCAAACGGACTTGGGTCGGAAAAGTGTCGATCTCGCGATGGACGAAATTCGTCGTATTTCGAAAGCGCTTCGCCCTGCTGTATTAGACGATTTTGGTCTGGTGGTCGCTATCGAGAATTTAGCAAAGGAATGCCGAACACGTTCTGGTATTGATGTGGTTTTCGAACACCAGATAGATGAAAGCCTTTGTTCTCGTAATGTCGAACACGCGCTCTACCGAGTAGCTCAAGAAGCGATTCACAATGCGGAGAAATACTCAAAATCGAACGCGATTGATATCGTCCTTCAAGAAGAGAAATCTCAAATTATTTTCACAGTAGCGGATGACGGTAAAGGGTTTGACCTATCAGATGTAGAAAATCGAAATAAGACCATTGAATCAGGTATGGGGCTGACCAACATCCGTAAACGAATAGAATTGATTGGTGGACTACTAGAAGTGAACAGCGACCCGGATGATGGAACGGAAATTCGGGTAACCTTTGCGATTTCAATGGACGATGAAAGGAACGAAGTATGA
- a CDS encoding uracil-xanthine permease family protein: MTQILQGTQMLFVAFGALVLVPLLTGLDPSVALFGAGVGTLLFQFITRRTVPIFLASSFAFIAPIMYGVQTWGIASTMGGLMCAGLVYVALGAVIKLRGVGIVHKLLPPVVVGPVIMVIGLGLAPVAVNMALGKTGDGAVQLIDGNTALIIASASLATTIAISVFAKGFLKLLPIFGGIAVGYSLSLLYGIVDFTPVAQASWLSLPNFTTPEFNINAILFMIPVAIAPAVEHVGDMLAISNVTGKDYLKKPGLHRTITGDGVATMAASMVGAPPNTTYSEVTGAVMLTKAYNPVIMTWAAVTAIVLALVGKLGALLQTIPVPVMGGIMILLFGSIATVGLNTLIKNHVDLHKSRNLVIVAVTLVFGIGGMAFGIGEFSLQGVSLCGIVAIALNLILPKDMGESHVVDNAQMEEETSK, encoded by the coding sequence ATGACTCAAATACTCCAAGGTACCCAAATGCTCTTTGTCGCATTTGGCGCACTCGTGCTCGTCCCCTTACTCACTGGGCTCGACCCTAGTGTTGCTCTGTTCGGCGCTGGCGTAGGCACCCTTTTATTCCAATTTATCACTCGCCGCACCGTTCCTATTTTCCTTGCATCCTCTTTCGCGTTTATTGCCCCAATCATGTATGGCGTACAAACGTGGGGGATTGCATCCACCATGGGTGGGCTTATGTGTGCTGGTTTGGTTTACGTTGCATTAGGAGCGGTGATCAAATTGCGGGGCGTTGGAATCGTCCATAAACTGTTACCCCCTGTTGTTGTTGGTCCGGTTATTATGGTGATTGGATTGGGGCTTGCACCTGTCGCGGTCAATATGGCTTTAGGGAAAACGGGCGATGGAGCAGTTCAGCTTATCGATGGCAATACCGCCCTTATTATCGCTTCTGCGTCTCTAGCCACCACCATTGCTATCAGTGTTTTTGCCAAGGGCTTCTTAAAGTTGCTACCTATTTTTGGAGGCATCGCTGTCGGGTACTCGCTCAGCTTACTGTACGGAATCGTAGACTTTACACCTGTTGCTCAAGCAAGCTGGCTTTCCCTTCCCAATTTCACAACGCCAGAATTCAACATTAATGCGATTCTTTTCATGATCCCTGTCGCCATTGCACCAGCGGTTGAGCACGTGGGTGACATGCTTGCGATTTCCAATGTGACTGGAAAAGACTACCTCAAGAAGCCAGGGCTTCACCGCACCATTACAGGTGACGGTGTCGCTACAATGGCGGCTTCTATGGTGGGTGCTCCACCAAACACAACGTACAGTGAAGTGACTGGCGCAGTGATGCTGACTAAAGCTTACAATCCAGTCATCATGACTTGGGCAGCGGTAACCGCGATTGTTCTTGCGCTGGTAGGAAAACTAGGCGCGCTGCTACAAACCATCCCCGTTCCAGTAATGGGTGGCATTATGATTCTACTGTTCGGCTCCATCGCCACTGTCGGTTTGAATACGCTGATTAAAAATCACGTTGATCTCCACAAATCCCGAAACCTTGTGATTGTCGCGGTGACGTTAGTCTTTGGTATTGGCGGAATGGCTTTTGGGATTGGTGAGTTCAGCCTACAAGGCGTGAGCTTATGCGGTATCGTGGCCATTGCGTTAAACCTAATTTTACCTAAAGACATGGGTGAATCTCATGTCGTAGATAACGCTCAGATGGAAGAAGAAACAAGTAAATAG
- a CDS encoding AI-2E family transporter has protein sequence MFDMVSRWYKRRFSDPHAVSLVAILLFGFATIYFFGHLIAPLLVAIVIAYLLEWPVMQMIRLGLPRAAAVPIVVLAFLGLMLMAVFGLMPTIWSQVGNLINDIPNMYNGLQGFIASIPEQYPELANLQIVESIVSNAKNKVLGLGESVVKGSLASLVSIATLAVYLILVPLLVFFLLKDKAEMMSMLSGFLPENRRLATKVWREMNQQISNYIRGKVMEILIVGGVSYVTFAILDLRYSVLLAVAVGLSVLIPYIGAAAVTVPVAIVGLFQWGLTPQFYWLLVAYGIIQALDGNVLVPVLFSEAVNLHPVAIIVSVLVFGGLWGFWGVFFAIPLATLVKAVINALPNTESKAPIPKSD, from the coding sequence ATGTTCGATATGGTCAGCCGCTGGTATAAGCGACGTTTTTCCGACCCTCACGCAGTCAGCTTGGTTGCTATTCTTCTGTTTGGCTTTGCCACTATCTACTTTTTCGGACACTTAATTGCGCCGCTGTTAGTCGCAATAGTGATCGCTTACTTGCTTGAATGGCCGGTAATGCAAATGATCCGTTTGGGGCTGCCTCGTGCGGCGGCAGTGCCTATTGTGGTGTTGGCTTTTCTAGGTCTTATGCTAATGGCTGTTTTTGGTTTAATGCCAACCATATGGAGCCAAGTGGGTAACTTGATTAACGATATCCCTAATATGTATAACGGGCTTCAAGGGTTTATCGCTTCTATTCCAGAACAGTATCCAGAGTTGGCTAACCTCCAAATAGTCGAATCGATTGTTTCAAATGCTAAGAACAAAGTTCTTGGCTTAGGTGAAAGCGTGGTGAAAGGGTCACTGGCTTCACTCGTTAGCATTGCAACACTTGCAGTTTACCTAATCTTAGTGCCCTTATTGGTGTTCTTTTTGTTGAAAGACAAAGCAGAAATGATGTCAATGTTGAGTGGCTTTCTACCTGAAAATAGACGTTTAGCGACCAAGGTTTGGCGCGAGATGAACCAACAAATTTCGAATTACATTCGCGGAAAAGTGATGGAAATCTTAATCGTAGGTGGTGTCAGTTACGTGACGTTTGCCATTCTCGATCTGAGATATTCCGTTTTACTAGCAGTGGCGGTGGGTTTGTCTGTGCTGATTCCTTATATTGGTGCGGCGGCAGTGACTGTGCCGGTGGCCATTGTCGGGTTATTCCAGTGGGGGTTAACACCACAGTTTTACTGGCTTCTTGTTGCGTATGGCATCATTCAAGCGCTTGATGGCAACGTACTGGTTCCAGTGTTGTTTTCTGAAGCAGTAAATTTGCATCCAGTCGCCATCATTGTTTCAGTTCTGGTGTTTGGAGGGCTCTGGGGGTTCTGGGGCGTTTTCTTTGCTATTCCTTTAGCAACCTTGGTGAAAGCCGTCATTAACGCGCTGCCCAATACGGAATCAAAAGCCCCAATACCTAAATCCGATTAG
- the bepA gene encoding beta-barrel assembly-enhancing protease: protein MFKFTRSTLYLSMAALLSQPTLAQNSGYELPDIGTAAASTLTIDQESLYGDAYMRMLRRSQPIVNDPVLNEYISTIGHQLVANANDVKTPFNFFLIQDRDINAFAFFGGYVALHSGLFLHAQTESELASVLAHEIAHITQRHLARAMEDQARRSPATIAALVGSLLLAVAAPQAGIAAIAATQAGMIQSQINYTRSNEKEADRFGIVTMSKAGFDPQAMPQFFGRLADEFRYVSKPPPMLLTHPLPEDRITDSRARAQSMPPKRLGPSIEYNLARARIIARHAGIDSEAAIDWMDRRLKKAHRDIVPTLKYGKALALLDMKKLDEAETLLVQLDKQDPNNNFYLDALSDLYLYKKEYDKGLAMLKRALDKKPNNPVLEINYANLLVESERYNEATRLLQRYTHSHPEDVNGWAMLADSTAQQGKRDEEAAARGEIFALKADWKQAISFYAEASKLVELGSLKQARYDARIDQLGLQRDRFYALQN from the coding sequence ATGTTTAAATTTACTCGTTCAACCCTGTACCTCAGCATGGCCGCTCTCCTGAGTCAGCCAACTCTGGCGCAGAATTCGGGGTATGAATTGCCAGATATAGGAACGGCTGCTGCCTCTACACTGACGATCGATCAGGAATCATTGTATGGCGATGCGTACATGCGCATGTTGCGCAGAAGCCAACCCATCGTTAATGACCCAGTATTAAACGAATACATTAGTACCATTGGTCATCAACTCGTTGCTAATGCCAACGACGTAAAAACACCGTTTAACTTCTTCCTTATTCAAGATAGAGACATCAACGCCTTTGCCTTTTTTGGTGGATACGTTGCACTCCATTCTGGTCTGTTCCTACACGCACAAACAGAAAGCGAATTAGCTTCAGTACTTGCTCACGAAATCGCACACATTACTCAGCGCCATCTCGCGAGAGCAATGGAAGACCAAGCTCGTCGCTCTCCTGCAACCATCGCTGCATTGGTAGGTTCTTTATTGCTTGCCGTTGCCGCACCTCAAGCAGGTATTGCTGCTATTGCTGCCACTCAAGCAGGGATGATTCAAAGCCAAATTAACTACACTCGCTCTAATGAAAAAGAAGCCGATCGCTTTGGTATTGTCACCATGTCTAAAGCTGGTTTCGATCCCCAAGCCATGCCGCAATTCTTTGGTCGATTGGCGGATGAGTTTCGTTACGTGAGTAAGCCGCCTCCAATGCTACTGACGCACCCATTGCCTGAAGACCGAATTACGGATTCGCGCGCGCGAGCACAAAGCATGCCTCCAAAACGGTTAGGTCCATCTATCGAATACAACTTAGCCAGAGCACGAATCATTGCACGGCACGCTGGTATTGATAGTGAAGCAGCCATAGATTGGATGGACAGAAGGCTTAAGAAAGCTCATCGAGATATCGTACCGACATTAAAATACGGTAAAGCCCTCGCATTGCTCGATATGAAAAAACTGGATGAAGCAGAAACGCTGTTAGTCCAGTTAGACAAACAAGATCCAAACAACAATTTTTATTTAGATGCGCTTTCAGACTTGTATTTATATAAAAAAGAATACGATAAAGGGCTGGCTATGCTAAAAAGAGCCCTGGATAAAAAGCCGAACAACCCTGTACTTGAAATCAACTACGCTAACTTGTTAGTAGAAAGCGAAAGGTATAATGAGGCAACTCGGCTTTTACAACGTTACACACATTCTCACCCAGAAGACGTAAACGGCTGGGCAATGCTTGCGGATTCTACCGCTCAGCAAGGCAAACGAGACGAAGAGGCAGCAGCGAGAGGCGAGATTTTTGCTCTCAAAGCGGATTGGAAGCAAGCCATCAGTTTCTATGCCGAAGCCAGTAAGCTGGTAGAACTTGGAAGCCTAAAACAGGCGCGATATGACGCAAGAATTGACCAGCTAGGGCTGCAACGCGACCGCTTTTACGCCCTTCAAAATTAG
- a CDS encoding TRAP transporter substrate-binding protein codes for MALPAHADKVLLKTPLAIGTHLPALGTPMKWVSKQLPIASGGTVKMKIYEPGKLVAANEILDAVSSGKVNAGYTTAGYWKGKIPAAPLFSAVPFGPEAPEYMAWLYFGNGNKLYQEMYDQAGYNVKVLPCAINSPETSGWFAKPINKPEDLKGLNMRFFGLGAQIMEKLGVSTVQLPGGEIFGALEKGAIDATEFSQPAIDHRLGFHKIVKYNYFPGWHQQSTVWELLINKDTWNKMDSDQQSSVETVCMASMTYSMAEGESLQYDAMIKAQENGVKQLYWNDDMLNLFESTWLEVVEEQKKDAFFNKVWTDLTQFRTNYKVWSDKAFLPRTGE; via the coding sequence ATGGCATTACCTGCCCACGCAGATAAAGTTCTACTGAAAACCCCACTGGCTATTGGTACTCACTTGCCAGCACTCGGAACCCCCATGAAATGGGTATCCAAGCAATTGCCCATTGCATCAGGTGGTACCGTAAAAATGAAGATTTACGAACCGGGAAAATTGGTTGCTGCCAATGAAATCTTAGATGCTGTTTCTTCCGGTAAAGTAAATGCAGGCTACACCACCGCGGGTTACTGGAAAGGGAAAATTCCAGCTGCTCCGCTATTTTCTGCCGTACCTTTTGGTCCTGAAGCCCCTGAATATATGGCGTGGCTGTATTTCGGTAACGGTAATAAGCTTTACCAAGAAATGTATGACCAAGCTGGCTATAACGTCAAAGTGTTGCCTTGTGCAATCAACTCACCAGAAACTTCTGGCTGGTTCGCCAAGCCCATCAATAAACCAGAAGATCTGAAAGGTCTCAACATGCGCTTCTTTGGGCTGGGTGCGCAGATCATGGAGAAGCTAGGTGTCAGTACCGTCCAACTGCCAGGCGGCGAGATTTTCGGGGCACTTGAGAAGGGTGCCATTGACGCCACCGAGTTTTCGCAGCCCGCCATCGATCACCGTTTAGGCTTCCATAAAATCGTGAAATACAACTATTTCCCTGGTTGGCACCAACAGTCGACAGTATGGGAGCTTCTGATCAACAAAGACACATGGAACAAAATGGACAGCGACCAACAATCGTCTGTTGAAACCGTTTGTATGGCATCCATGACCTACTCCATGGCTGAAGGTGAGTCGCTGCAATATGACGCAATGATAAAAGCTCAGGAAAACGGCGTTAAACAACTTTATTGGAACGACGACATGTTGAATCTGTTCGAAAGCACATGGCTCGAAGTGGTTGAAGAACAGAAGAAAGATGCCTTCTTCAACAAAGTGTGGACGGATCTGACTCAGTTCCGTACGAATTACAAAGTCTGGTCTGACAAAGCGTTTTTACCAAGAACGGGAGAGTAA
- a CDS encoding sulfurtransferase TusA family protein produces MNSYTLDLCEERCPMALLLAKRRAASLKEKETLVIQVHDKSSIQDMIRYFSSSLFSVHLEENECVSTLTVVRESDS; encoded by the coding sequence ATGAACAGCTACACGCTTGATTTATGTGAAGAACGCTGCCCAATGGCGTTGCTTCTAGCGAAGCGTCGCGCAGCAAGCTTAAAAGAGAAAGAGACCTTAGTCATTCAAGTGCATGATAAAAGCTCAATACAAGATATGATACGATACTTTTCTTCATCCCTCTTTTCGGTCCATTTGGAAGAGAATGAGTGTGTGTCCACTTTAACCGTAGTAAGAGAGAGCGATTCATAA
- the wrbA gene encoding NAD(P)H:quinone oxidoreductase: MSIKVVVLYYSRHGSTKKLARQIARGIASVEQCEALLRTVNEISDNSVNSGEPAEPDDPVLTLDELKVCDGLAMGSPVWFGNMAAPLKHFWDTSTPLWVGGDLIDKPACVFTSSSSMHGGQETTLQSMMLPLFHHGMMLLGIPYSEPALHTTSQGGTPYGASTIGSQIQSNQSDEGQLAFALGKRLAECAKKLKS, translated from the coding sequence ATGAGCATAAAGGTTGTTGTCCTTTATTACAGCCGCCACGGAAGCACCAAAAAGCTGGCTCGCCAGATTGCCCGTGGCATTGCCTCTGTTGAACAGTGCGAAGCGCTGCTCCGAACAGTCAACGAAATTTCAGACAATTCCGTTAATTCAGGTGAGCCCGCTGAACCAGACGACCCTGTTCTCACGCTTGACGAGTTAAAAGTCTGCGATGGTCTTGCTATGGGTAGCCCTGTTTGGTTTGGAAACATGGCGGCACCACTCAAACATTTCTGGGACACCTCAACCCCTCTTTGGGTCGGTGGCGACCTTATCGATAAACCCGCTTGCGTATTTACGTCTTCCTCTTCCATGCACGGCGGTCAAGAGACAACACTTCAAAGTATGATGCTTCCGTTGTTTCATCACGGCATGATGTTATTGGGTATTCCTTATTCTGAGCCCGCTTTGCACACTACATCACAAGGTGGTACTCCTTATGGTGCATCCACTATTGGTAGTCAGATACAATCAAACCAGTCAGATGAAGGGCAGTTAGCTTTTGCTCTTGGAAAACGTCTGGCAGAGTGTGCAAAAAAACTGAAAAGCTAG
- a CDS encoding DUF2069 domain-containing protein: MTESQSIKYRYLALAGNIGLLGWVALWQISLSPHPHINSVTLALAWCVPLLLPLPGILAGKPYTHAWANFVLMLYFLHALTILYVNEGERWLAVVELLLTTIAFVGNTLYARQRGKELGLKLTKLSEVEKQEKARFEQ, encoded by the coding sequence ATGACGGAATCTCAATCCATTAAGTATCGATACTTAGCGTTAGCTGGAAACATTGGTCTTTTAGGCTGGGTTGCTTTATGGCAGATCAGCCTATCTCCTCATCCTCATATCAATAGCGTAACACTCGCACTTGCATGGTGTGTCCCACTGCTACTTCCCTTACCGGGTATTTTAGCAGGTAAGCCTTACACACACGCATGGGCTAATTTTGTTTTGATGTTGTATTTTCTGCATGCGCTGACCATTTTGTATGTTAATGAAGGCGAGCGATGGCTTGCGGTGGTGGAGCTTTTATTAACCACTATTGCCTTTGTAGGAAACACCCTTTATGCGCGGCAAAGAGGAAAAGAACTAGGTCTAAAACTCACGAAGCTTTCTGAAGTAGAGAAACAAGAAAAAGCACGTTTTGAGCAGTAG